One Halorientalis litorea DNA segment encodes these proteins:
- the dph2 gene encoding diphthamide biosynthesis enzyme Dph2 gives MSQDSADDRSEGDLRNTGLSLKHDREWDYELDRITEAVEERDAETVGLQFPEGLKRRARPVTDDLRELLDDDVTVMTSGQPCYGACDLDTFLMRRTDVFVHFGHSPMKESDKIIYVPLFSNVEVTPIMESALDDLSDPADDPAVGLVTTAQHMNQFEKMREWLEDRGYEVHTRRGDDRLTHEGQVLGCNYASADVDADQILYVGGGKFHPLGLAMEHPDKHVVIADPVNNAVTIADPEKFLKQRYGAVHRAMDAEEWGVIFCTKIGQGRWDQAQEIIDNNDNAYLVTMDEVTPDRLTNFGFDAYVNTGCPRITTDDGPQFKQPMLTPGEYEIAIGEKPLEELSFDTFHGTW, from the coding sequence ATGAGTCAGGATTCGGCTGACGACCGTTCGGAAGGGGACCTCCGAAACACGGGCCTCTCGCTGAAACACGACCGGGAGTGGGACTACGAACTCGACCGCATCACCGAAGCCGTCGAGGAACGCGACGCAGAGACGGTTGGGTTACAGTTCCCCGAGGGGCTGAAACGCCGCGCGCGGCCGGTCACGGACGACTTGCGCGAACTGCTGGACGACGACGTGACCGTCATGACCTCCGGACAGCCCTGTTACGGCGCGTGTGACCTCGACACCTTCCTCATGCGCCGGACCGACGTGTTCGTCCACTTCGGGCACTCCCCGATGAAGGAGTCGGACAAGATCATCTACGTGCCGCTGTTCTCGAACGTCGAGGTCACGCCCATCATGGAGTCGGCCCTCGACGACCTCTCGGACCCCGCGGACGACCCCGCCGTGGGACTCGTGACGACGGCCCAGCACATGAACCAATTCGAGAAGATGCGCGAGTGGTTGGAGGACCGCGGCTACGAGGTCCACACCCGCCGCGGCGACGACCGACTGACCCACGAGGGACAGGTACTCGGCTGTAACTACGCAAGCGCGGACGTGGACGCCGACCAGATTCTGTACGTCGGCGGCGGGAAGTTCCACCCCCTCGGGTTGGCGATGGAACACCCGGACAAACACGTCGTCATCGCCGACCCCGTCAACAACGCCGTCACCATCGCCGACCCGGAGAAGTTCCTGAAACAGCGATACGGCGCGGTCCACCGTGCGATGGATGCCGAGGAGTGGGGCGTCATCTTCTGTACGAAAATCGGTCAGGGCCGCTGGGACCAGGCTCAGGAGATAATCGACAACAACGACAACGCCTACCTCGTCACGATGGACGAGGTGACGCCCGACCGCCTGACGAACTTCGGGTTCGACGCCTACGTCAACACCGGGTGTCCGCGCATCACCACCGACGACGGCCCGCAGTTCAAACAGCCGATGCTCACGCCCGGCGAGTACGAAATCGCCATCGGCGAGAAACCGCTGGAGGAACTCTCCTTCGACACCTTCCACGGGACGTGGTGA
- a CDS encoding DUF4112 domain-containing protein, whose protein sequence is MSTPDHASAAALERARDAATLLDSAVEIPVVNYRVGLDPILGILPVAGDTVATALSLYVVFEAVRAGVPLRTVAVMLSLVGVDYVCGSVPVLGTLFDAVWKANVWNVRLFERHVEG, encoded by the coding sequence ATGTCGACTCCCGACCACGCGAGCGCGGCCGCACTCGAACGCGCCCGCGACGCGGCCACCCTACTCGACAGTGCCGTCGAAATCCCAGTCGTGAACTACCGCGTCGGCCTCGACCCGATACTGGGAATCCTCCCTGTCGCCGGGGACACCGTCGCGACAGCACTCTCGCTGTACGTCGTCTTCGAGGCAGTGCGCGCCGGTGTTCCGCTCCGCACCGTCGCCGTAATGCTCTCGCTCGTCGGTGTCGACTACGTCTGTGGGTCGGTCCCGGTGCTCGGGACGCTGTTCGACGCCGTCTGGAAGGCGAACGTCTGGAACGTCAGGCTATTCGAGCGACACGTCGAGGGGTAG
- a CDS encoding alpha/beta hydrolase encodes MADEPHPHAQNLLNIIDSQPIPPVYALSVADAREQFENVATLRDAPDVADVRNFEIQGPEGPLPVRTYYPEGEGPHPTLVYFHGGGFVLGNIETHDALCRELANAGECAVLSVDYRLAPEHSFPAPVYDAYAAVEWIAENGAHVDLDSDRIAVGGDSAGGNLTAATTLMGQDRDGPDIQHQLLLYPALASPAVHDFDSYEENAEGYFLETPGMEWFLDCYVDDDLHLRNEYFSPLLANDLSDTPPASVVTAGFDPLRDEGQAYAERLAEDDVPVDHYHYEDMIHGFVSMSDMIDAGADAVEKIGADLQDAFAE; translated from the coding sequence ATGGCAGACGAACCCCATCCACACGCACAGAACCTCCTCAACATCATCGACAGCCAGCCGATTCCGCCGGTGTACGCGCTCTCGGTCGCGGATGCCCGCGAGCAGTTCGAGAACGTCGCCACGCTCCGGGACGCGCCCGACGTGGCCGACGTGCGGAACTTCGAGATTCAGGGGCCGGAGGGGCCGCTCCCGGTCCGGACGTACTACCCCGAGGGGGAGGGACCGCACCCGACGCTCGTGTACTTCCACGGCGGCGGGTTCGTCCTCGGAAACATCGAGACACACGACGCGCTCTGTCGCGAGTTGGCGAACGCGGGCGAGTGCGCCGTCCTCTCCGTCGACTACCGTCTGGCTCCCGAACACTCCTTCCCCGCGCCGGTCTACGACGCCTACGCCGCCGTCGAGTGGATCGCGGAGAACGGTGCCCACGTCGACCTCGATTCCGACCGCATCGCAGTCGGCGGCGACTCCGCCGGGGGGAACCTCACCGCCGCGACGACGTTGATGGGACAGGACCGCGACGGCCCCGACATCCAGCACCAGTTGCTCCTCTATCCCGCCCTCGCGTCCCCCGCAGTCCACGACTTCGACTCCTACGAGGAGAACGCCGAGGGGTACTTCCTCGAGACGCCCGGCATGGAGTGGTTCCTCGACTGTTACGTCGACGACGACCTGCACCTCCGGAACGAGTACTTCTCGCCGCTGCTCGCCAACGACCTCTCTGACACGCCCCCGGCGAGTGTCGTGACCGCCGGTTTCGACCCGCTCCGCGACGAGGGGCAAGCCTACGCCGAGCGCCTCGCCGAGGACGACGTTCCCGTCGACCACTACCACTACGAGGACATGATTCACGGCTTCGTCAGCATGTCCGACATGATAGACGCGGGTGCCGACGCCGTCGAGAAAATCGGTGCCGACCTGCAGGACGCCTTCGCCGAGTGA
- a CDS encoding METTL5 family protein, with translation MSTKSALAQQLAIVAGFEDPTVSLEQYRTPPELAATLVHTADLHEDIADRTVLDLGCGTGMLALAAALRGPTRVVGLDIDPAPLATARENERKVASTTDVGWVRGDATRVPLAPDDPTTVVMNPPFGAQSDNEHADREFLGTAADIADVSYSIHNRGSVEFVEAFAADNGGEVTHAFEAAFDLPHQFEHHTEATRTVDAEVFRIAWR, from the coding sequence ATGAGCACGAAGAGTGCCCTCGCACAGCAGTTGGCCATCGTCGCGGGGTTCGAGGACCCGACCGTCTCGCTGGAGCAGTACCGGACGCCGCCGGAACTCGCGGCGACGCTCGTTCACACGGCAGACCTCCACGAGGACATCGCCGACCGGACCGTCCTCGATTTAGGCTGTGGGACAGGGATGCTCGCACTCGCTGCCGCGCTCCGCGGGCCGACGCGCGTCGTCGGCCTCGACATCGACCCCGCACCGCTCGCGACGGCGCGTGAGAACGAGCGCAAGGTGGCCTCCACGACGGACGTGGGGTGGGTTCGCGGCGACGCGACACGCGTACCACTCGCCCCCGACGACCCCACGACAGTCGTGATGAACCCCCCGTTCGGGGCACAGTCCGACAACGAACACGCCGACAGAGAGTTCCTCGGGACGGCCGCCGATATCGCGGACGTATCCTACTCGATTCACAACCGTGGGAGTGTCGAGTTCGTCGAGGCGTTCGCGGCCGACAACGGCGGCGAGGTGACACACGCCTTCGAGGCGGCCTTCGACCTGCCACACCAGTTCGAACACCACACCGAGGCGACCCGGACAGTCGACGCCGAAGTGTTCCGCATCGCGTGGCGTTAG
- a CDS encoding rhomboid family intramembrane serine protease produces the protein MVSEQWQAVAEAVPVWTLGLAVALALSAGVAYRLADPRGAWGRRVRQRLFLGLPWGTLVVVGGIVGIYLFVQGGLSAPRNPLVAPFRAWSYTYPLGILTAAFSHASLGHVTGNLVGTLAFAPLAEYAWSHFPTERGSQSFASLGQNPFVRIGVFVIGVVAVGLLTSVFAVGPVIGFSGVVFAFAGFALVYYPIPTVVALAVNDVFRLLYRAVQTPVDPAQAGTRFVTPYWANVAIQGHAIGLLFGVLLGALVASRRGHRPDPGRLWLSVVVFAVAQSLWAVYWFRGGGRYILFRAGGAILVFLLAALLAAALTASRRPLIARIDLDRREAAVGLLLSVTIALSVVAVPTNLVAVSDDPFDSGVEVRDYTVTYAENTPDQYVSPFDIGLFGEASQVNTSGVLLVSERRDVFQTVVPKSRLAFSGDTEVLVGGLGWRQSVGVNLSVWRPVGNDSVYRVFLEPPDGERAFAYASPAAVAEPRVAGRRVTFVPAETEFRVLVERGNESLGRTPVPSAGKNVTAGGLTFNRTANRLYVIRNETRVRIAVQGNSD, from the coding sequence ATGGTGTCGGAACAGTGGCAGGCAGTCGCCGAGGCGGTGCCAGTCTGGACGCTGGGGCTGGCCGTCGCGCTCGCACTCTCGGCTGGTGTCGCGTACCGCCTCGCCGACCCGCGGGGCGCGTGGGGGCGTCGCGTCCGACAACGGCTCTTTCTCGGGCTTCCGTGGGGGACGCTCGTCGTCGTCGGTGGAATTGTCGGCATCTATCTGTTCGTGCAGGGCGGCCTATCGGCACCCAGAAACCCGCTCGTCGCGCCGTTCCGCGCGTGGTCGTACACGTACCCGCTCGGTATCCTCACCGCGGCGTTCTCCCACGCGAGTCTCGGGCACGTCACGGGGAATCTGGTCGGGACGCTCGCGTTCGCACCGCTCGCGGAGTACGCGTGGAGTCACTTCCCGACGGAACGGGGCAGTCAGTCGTTCGCCAGCCTCGGGCAGAACCCCTTCGTCCGCATCGGCGTCTTCGTAATCGGCGTCGTCGCCGTCGGACTCCTCACCAGCGTGTTCGCCGTCGGACCGGTCATCGGCTTCTCGGGGGTCGTGTTCGCATTCGCCGGGTTCGCTTTGGTCTACTACCCGATACCGACCGTCGTGGCACTGGCGGTCAACGACGTGTTCCGGCTCCTCTATCGCGCGGTGCAGACGCCAGTAGACCCGGCACAGGCCGGGACGCGTTTCGTCACGCCGTACTGGGCGAACGTCGCCATCCAAGGGCACGCCATCGGCCTGCTGTTCGGCGTCCTGTTGGGCGCGCTCGTCGCCTCGCGGCGCGGGCACAGGCCCGACCCGGGACGGCTGTGGCTTTCCGTGGTCGTCTTCGCCGTCGCGCAGTCGCTGTGGGCGGTGTACTGGTTCCGCGGTGGCGGTCGGTACATCCTCTTTCGCGCCGGGGGAGCCATCCTCGTGTTCCTGCTCGCGGCACTGCTCGCGGCCGCCCTGACTGCCTCCCGCCGCCCGCTGATAGCTCGCATCGACCTCGACAGGCGCGAGGCGGCCGTCGGGCTCCTGCTCTCGGTCACTATCGCGCTGAGCGTCGTCGCCGTCCCGACGAACCTCGTCGCCGTCTCCGACGACCCCTTCGACAGCGGCGTCGAGGTCCGTGATTACACCGTCACCTACGCGGAGAACACGCCCGACCAGTACGTCTCCCCGTTCGATATCGGCCTGTTCGGGGAGGCGTCGCAGGTCAACACGAGCGGCGTCCTCTTGGTCAGCGAACGGCGCGACGTGTTCCAGACCGTCGTACCGAAGTCACGGCTGGCGTTCAGTGGTGACACCGAAGTCCTCGTCGGCGGCCTCGGGTGGCGTCAGTCGGTGGGCGTCAACCTCTCCGTGTGGCGACCGGTCGGCAACGACAGCGTCTATCGCGTGTTCCTCGAACCACCCGACGGCGAGCGGGCATTCGCGTACGCGTCGCCAGCGGCTGTCGCGGAGCCACGGGTCGCGGGCCGACGGGTCACGTTCGTCCCGGCAGAGACGGAGTTCCGGGTACTGGTCGAACGGGGCAACGAGTCACTGGGCCGGACCCCAGTTCCGTCCGCGGGGAAGAACGTGACCGCCGGCGGACTGACGTTCAACCGGACGGCGAACCGCCTCTACGTGATACGGAACGAGACGCGCGTCAGAATCGCGGTGCAGGGGAACAGCGACTAA